A stretch of Chlamydiota bacterium DNA encodes these proteins:
- the pta gene encoding phosphate acetyltransferase, with the protein MPEKSAFIEEVFTRAKKTPRRIVLPEGHDERIVKAAGIIARKDLARPIILGIRDRILAQLKSLGMSAEGIEIVNPQGDPRLDDFAKTFFELRRHKGVTLDQARETISSWVYFGTMMVYKGDADCLVCGATHSTRNTIMPALQIIKCKRGCSLVSSLFFMVLGKDVFAFADCGVIENPSSEQLAEIAVETTATAIHFGIPPLIALLSYSTKRSAASPLTRKIVEAVEIAKLKIARRFPGRDDIAIDGELQVDAAIVPAVAARKAADSPLRGKARVLIFPDLNSGNIGYKLVHRLARAEAYGPILQGLAKPVNDLSRGCDADDVVGVAAVTAVQSQDV; encoded by the coding sequence ATGCCCGAGAAGAGCGCATTCATCGAGGAGGTATTCACCCGGGCCAAGAAGACGCCCCGGCGCATCGTGCTCCCCGAGGGACACGACGAGCGCATCGTGAAGGCGGCCGGTATCATCGCGCGGAAGGATCTCGCCCGCCCCATCATCCTCGGCATCCGGGACCGCATCCTCGCCCAGCTCAAGTCCCTGGGGATGAGCGCCGAGGGGATAGAGATCGTCAACCCCCAGGGTGACCCGCGTCTGGACGACTTCGCGAAGACCTTCTTCGAGCTCCGCCGCCACAAGGGGGTCACGCTCGACCAGGCGCGCGAGACGATATCCTCCTGGGTCTACTTCGGCACGATGATGGTCTACAAGGGCGACGCCGACTGCCTCGTCTGCGGCGCAACCCACTCCACGCGCAACACGATAATGCCCGCCCTGCAGATCATCAAATGCAAACGGGGCTGCTCCCTCGTCTCAAGTCTGTTCTTCATGGTCCTCGGCAAGGATGTCTTCGCCTTCGCCGACTGCGGGGTGATCGAGAACCCCTCGAGCGAGCAGCTCGCGGAGATCGCCGTCGAGACGACGGCGACCGCGATCCACTTCGGCATCCCCCCGCTCATCGCGCTCCTCTCCTACTCCACGAAGCGCTCCGCAGCCAGCCCCCTCACCCGGAAGATCGTCGAGGCGGTGGAGATCGCGAAGTTGAAGATCGCGCGCCGGTTCCCGGGCAGAGACGACATCGCCATCGACGGCGAGCTCCAGGTGGACGCGGCGATCGTGCCCGCCGTCGCGGCGCGCAAGGCCGCCGACAGCCCGTTGCGGGGGAAGGCGCGGGTGCTGATCTTCCCGGACCTCAACAGCGGCAACATCGGCTACAAGCTCGTCCATCGCCTCGCGCGGGCCGAGGCCTACGGCCCCATCCTTCAGGGCCTCGCCAAGCCGGTGAACGACCTCTCGCGCGGCTGCGACGCCGACGACGTGGTCGGGGTCGCGGCCGTGACGGCAGTCCAGTCGCAGGACGTGTAA